The Microterricola viridarii nucleotide sequence GCTCGACGGGTTGTACGGCGTCGTCTCGGTGAAGCGGTTCGGGTCGTCCAGCTCGAGGTCGCCATAGACCTCGTCGGTGGAGATGTGGTGGAAGCGCACGTTGTACTTGCGCGCGGCCTCGAGCAGCGTGAAGGTGCCGATGATGTTGGTGTCGAGGAACGGCCGCGGGTCGTCCAGGGAGTTGTCGTTGTGGCTCTCGGCCGCGTAGTGCACGACGGCGTCGACATCCGCGAACAGGCTGTCAACGAGCGCTGCGTCGCTGATGTCACCCTCGACGAAGGTGAAACGGTCGGCGGGGAGCCCCTCCAGCGAGGCGAGGTTGCCGGCGTAGGTGAGCTTGTCGAGCACCGTCACGCTGTGCTCGGTGTTGTCCAACACGTAGTGCACAAAGTTCGAACCAATAAAGCCGGCGCCGCCGGTCACAAGAAGTCTAGACACCCCGTCATTGTAGCCAGAGCCGCCCGAGCGGTTCCCGTGAGCGGCCCCCGTGCGTGGCGGCGGATGCCGCGGACGCCGGTTTCCCGCCTCAGCGGGCCCGCGGCTGCTCGCGCTCGAGCATGCTCAGCCCCGGGGCCAACCCGCAACGCTCGCCCGCGCGGGCCGCCCCTCACGGTCACGATCGGGGAGCTGCGGCGGGCTAATCGGCAGGCTTCGCGACGGCACCCGTTGCGACGGCCTCGGCCAGAGCCTCGCGCCAGTCCCGCATCTCCGGCAGTCCGGCCGCGGCCCAGGCATCGTGGCCGAGCACGGAGTACGACGGGCGAGGAGCAGGACGCACGAACGCGGTGCTGTCGGTCGGCTGCACCCGCTCGGGGTCGAGGCCGACCTCGGAGAAGATCGCCTGGGTGAAGTCGAACCAGGACGCCTGGCCCGCGTTGGTGCCGTGGTAGGCGCCGGCCGGGGCATCCGACTCAGCGAGCAGCACGATCTGGCGGGCCAGGTCCGCCGTCCAGGTGGGCTGGCCCAGCTGGTCGACGACAACGCTGACCGTCGGGTGGCTGCCGGCCAGGCGCAGCATGGTCGCCGCGAAGTTCGGGCCGTGCTGGCCGTAGAGCCAGGCGGTGCGCACGATGTAGGTGCCCTCTGGATGCTCGGCGGTGGCAAGCTCCTCGCCGGCGGCCTTGGTGCGGCCATACGCCGAGATCGGGGCGCGCGGCGCAGTCTCCGGGTACGGCGAGGTGGCGACACCGTCGAAGACGTAGTCGGTGGAGACCTGGATCAGCTTTGCGCCGGCCTCCCGGGCCGCACGGGCGAGATTCTTCGCGCCCGTCGCGTTGACGGCATACGCGGCATCCTCGTTGCCCTCCGCGTCGTCGACCTTCGTGTAGGCGGCGGCGTTGATCACGACGTCGTGGCCGGCGACGGCCGCGCGCACGGCGTCGAGGTCGGTCACGTCGAGGTCGGTGCGGCCGAGGGCCGTGACATCGCGGCCGGTGAGGGCATTCTGGAGGTCGGTTCCGAGCATGCCGGACGCGCCGGTAATCAGGTATCGCATGCGTCCATGTTATTCGTGGCATGCCGAGAGGGTCCCCACAGCTCTCCCAGCCGCTGATTGATAGACTCTCAGGCGTGCAAATCCGTGAACTGAGCATTCCAGACAGCTACGAGATCACCCCGAAGCAATTCGGTGATGACCGTGGGGTCTTCCTCGAGTGGTACCGCTTCGACAAGCTCGAAGAGGTCGTCGGTCACTCGATCGATCTGAAGCAGGCCAACACCTCGGTGTCCAAGCGCGGCTCCGTGCGCGGCATCCACTTCGCTGACATCCCGCCGAGCCAGGCCAAGTACGTGACGGCCCCGCACGGCGCCGTGCTCGACTTCGTCATCGACATCCGCGTCGGCTCGCCGACATTCGGCCAGTGGGACTCCGTGCTCCTGGACGACAAGGACCGCCGCGCGATCTACATCGCCGAGGGCCTCGGCCACTGCTTCGTGGCGCTGACCGAGAACGCGACCGTCAGCTACCTGGTCACCGACACCTTCAACCCGGGGCGCGAGCACGGCATCAACCCGCTCGACCCCGAGATCGGGCTCGAGTTCGGCATCGACCTCAGCGAGGCGCTGCTCTCGCCGAAGGACACCGACGCCCCGAGCCTCGCCGAGGCTGCGGCATCCGGAATTCTGCCCAGCTGGGAAGCTGCACGGGCGTACTACGAGACATTGAACACAAAGGCATAAACATGCGCGGAATTATTCTGGCCGGCGGCTCCGGCACCCGGCTCTGGCCGATCACCAAGGGCATCTCCAAGCAGCTGATGCCGATCTACGACAAGCCGATGATCTACTACCCCCTGTCGACCCTGATGATGGCCGGGATCAACGAGATCCTGATCATCACCACCCCGGAGTACAACAGCCAGTTCCGCGCCCTCTTCGGCGACGGCTCCGACCTCGGCATCTCGATCCAGTACGCCGAGCAGCCGTCCCCGGACGGCCTCGCCCAGGCCTTCATCATCGGCGAGGAGTTCATCGGCGACGAGAGCGTTGCCCTCGTGCTCGGCGACAACATCTTCCACGGGACCGGCCTGGGCTCGGCGCTGCGCAAGCACAACGAGGTCGACGGCGCGCTGATCTTCGCGTACCAGGTCAGCGACCCCACCTCCTACGGTGTCGTTGAGTTCGACGAGGACTTCACCGCCGTCTCGATCGAGGAGAAGCCGGTCAAGCCGAAGAGCAACTACGCCGTGCCCGGCCTGTACTTCTACGACAACTCGGTCGTCGAGATCGCCAAGACGATCGAGCCGAGCGCCAGAGGCGAGCTGGAGATCTCCACCATCAACGAGCGCTATCTGCAGGCGGGCAAGCTGCAGGTGCAGGTTCTCGACCGCGGCACCGCGTGGCTGGACACCGGCACATTCGAGTCGATGATGCAGGCCTCCGAGTACGTGCGGGTGATCGAGGACCGTCAGGGGTTCAAGGTCGGATGCATCGAAGAGATCGCCTGGCGTGCCGGCTGGATCGACGACGCCCAGCTGCAGGGACTCGCTGCCCCGCTCGTGAAGAGCGGCTACGGACGGTACCTGAAGCGGCTCGTGGAAGCTGAGTAGACCGCAGCAGAAAATTCATCTGCCGCTTTTCGGCCCCGGCGCCTGTCGCCGGGGCCGATTCGTTTAATCGCCCTACCATGGGGGACATGCGCTCGAATTCCCCACGCCGAATACTCGCTCTCGGTCTCAGTTCCCTTGTCCTTCTGACTGGGTTGAGCCTGGCACCTGTCGGCGCGGCATTCGCGGAGGACGGCATCGACTGGACCTCCGTCCAGCCCGACGAGGTGCCCCCGGCAGACGCCCTGGTTGAGGCGCCGGTCGAGGAACCGGCCGAGGTGCCGGCCGAGACGCCGTCCGACGAGCTCGACGGGGCGACCGACGAGCTTGGCGTCGAGCCCGATCTCGAGGCGGACCTCGAGACTGCGCCGCAGGCACGCACATTCGCCGCCCCGTTCGCGGCCGCCGTCGCCAGCTCCTTCGACCCGGGCAACATCATCAGCGACTACAACTTCTTCGACTCGTGGGCGATGACGGAGGGCGAGATCCAGACATTCCTCGACCGGAATATCGCGGCGCCCTGTGAGAACAGCAACTGCCTCAACGTCCTGAAGATGAACACCCCGAACGCGTCCTGGACGTGGGGCACCTGCGCGCCGTACGCCGGCGCGGCGAACGAGTCGGCCGCCCGGATCATCTACAAGGTGCAGCGGGCCTGCGGCCTGAGCGCCAAGGTCATCCTCGTCACCCTCCAGAAGGAGCAGTCGCTCGTCACCCGCAACGGCCCATCGAGCGAGATCCTGCGCAAGGCCATGGGCATGGGCTGCCCGGACACCGACGTCTGCGACTCCCAGTACTACGGCTTCTTCAACCAGGTCTACGCCGCTGCCCGTCAGATCGTCTGGTACACCAACCCGGACAGCTCGATGTTCAAGAGCAAGAAGTACGAGGTCGGTCAGGTCAAGCCGGTGCAGCTGCACCCGAATGCGGCATGCGGGGCACCCGGCGTGCGCATCGCCAACGTTGCGACCGCGGCGATGTATCACTACACGCCGTACCAGCCCAACGGCGCTGCGCTCGCGGCCGGCTGGGGCGCCAGCGGCGACCCGTGCTCCAGCTACGGCAACCGCAACTTCTCCCTCTACTACACCCAGTGGTTCGGCAGCCCGACCGGCAGCCCATCGCCGAGCGCCCAGCGCATCGCGGGAACTGACCGCTACGACACCGCCGCCGCAATCTCTCGGTCGAGCTTCAGCGGAGAGGGCAGCGTGCCCGTGGCCTATGTCGTCACCGGCGAGGACTTCCCCGACGCTCTCGCGGCCGGGCCGGCCGCTGCGTCGCAGGGCGGGCCGCTGCTGCTGACAAACCCCGGCTACGTGCCCGATCCCACCACCGCAGAGCTGAAGCGGGTCAAGCCGAAGAGCATCATCGTCGTCGGCGGCCCGGCGGCCGTGAGCGATCACGTTGTCAACACGCTCAAGCAGATCGCACCCGTTACGCGCATCTTCGGCTCCGATCGCTATGACACGTCTCGGAAGGTGGCCCAGCAGGCATTCGGCGGTGCGACCTCCGCCTACGTCGCGACGGGGCTGAACTACCCTGACGCGCTGTCCGCCAGCGCTGCGGCCGGCGTCGCCCGCGTTCCCATCCTGCTGGTCAACGGTGGTATCGGCGGCGTCGACGCGGCGACGACCGACTACCTCAAGGCGCGCAAGATCACCTCTGTGAAGATCGTCGGCGGCCCGGTCGCCGTGCACCCGGGTGTCGAGTCCGGGATCGTCGCGAAGGGCGTTGCCGTGAAACGGCTTTCCGGCGAGGTTCGCGAGCTGACCAGCGTCGCAATCAACCGGGACGCCTTCCCGGGCGCGACGTCTGCCTACCTCGCCACGAGCCTCAGCTTCCCCGATGCCCTGGCGGGTTCCGCAGCAGCGGCCCGGGCCGGAAGCCCGCTGTACGTCACCTACCCTGGCTGCGTGACGGGCGAGCTGCGCTCCGAGCTCAAGCAGCGACTGAATGTGGCATCCATCCGCCTGCTCGGTGGCCCGGCCGCCCTCAACGAGAGCATCGCCCGCCTCGAGGGCTGCTGATCAGGCAGTGAGGCGGTAGCCGCATACACGGCAGGGGCCCGGCAGACATGATCTGCCGGGCCCCTGCCGTTGCCGCGTCAGGGGGAGGCGCGTGCGATCATCTCGGTGAGGTAGTCGCGGAACTCGTTCTTGAGGTCAGCCATGGTGTGGAACTGGTTCGTCTCGTCGAGCACGAACTCGTAGGGTGTGTCGATCTTGCGCAGCGTCCAGCCCCGCGCCCGGGCGTAGCCGCAGAGCCACTGGTCCTCCAAGAACGCGAACCGGCGCGGGAGCCCAGTGAAGAAGTCGTCCTCGCGCACGATCTCGATATCGCACACGGAGCCGCCCGTTCCTACGTAGTCTGCCGCGGCCCCGGGAGGGGTCTCCGTGCGATTCCAGTGGGAGTCGACGTAGTTCCAGGCCCAGACCCCGCCGAACTCACGGGGTGCGGCCGCGTCGAGGAGGTCGTCCGCGAAGCGGGGCGTGATGTCCTGGTCATCATCAAGCATCGCGAAGTGCCCGCGGTAGCCGGCTGCGCGGATCTTGCGGGCGAGGAAGAACCGGCCGATCCCGCCGACGTTCACCGCGCTGGAGTGATACTCGACGCTGCGCAGAGCGCCCTGCGGGGTGAACGCCGCGATGCGCGAACGGTAGAAGTCGTCGTTGTCTGGAAGGTTGTTCCAGATGAGCAGGCGGATGCCACGCTCCACGCTCTGCGCATCGAGCTGACGCAGGATGTCCTCGATGCGCTGTGGGCGCTTCCACATGCACACGATGACCGGCAGGGCCGTGTCGAGCGGGCG carries:
- the rfbD gene encoding dTDP-4-dehydrorhamnose reductase, with the protein product MRYLITGASGMLGTDLQNALTGRDVTALGRTDLDVTDLDAVRAAVAGHDVVINAAAYTKVDDAEGNEDAAYAVNATGAKNLARAAREAGAKLIQVSTDYVFDGVATSPYPETAPRAPISAYGRTKAAGEELATAEHPEGTYIVRTAWLYGQHGPNFAATMLRLAGSHPTVSVVVDQLGQPTWTADLARQIVLLAESDAPAGAYHGTNAGQASWFDFTQAIFSEVGLDPERVQPTDSTAFVRPAPRPSYSVLGHDAWAAAGLPEMRDWREALAEAVATGAVAKPAD
- a CDS encoding dTDP-4-dehydrorhamnose 3,5-epimerase family protein, which encodes MQIRELSIPDSYEITPKQFGDDRGVFLEWYRFDKLEEVVGHSIDLKQANTSVSKRGSVRGIHFADIPPSQAKYVTAPHGAVLDFVIDIRVGSPTFGQWDSVLLDDKDRRAIYIAEGLGHCFVALTENATVSYLVTDTFNPGREHGINPLDPEIGLEFGIDLSEALLSPKDTDAPSLAEAAASGILPSWEAARAYYETLNTKA
- the rfbA gene encoding glucose-1-phosphate thymidylyltransferase RfbA, which encodes MRGIILAGGSGTRLWPITKGISKQLMPIYDKPMIYYPLSTLMMAGINEILIITTPEYNSQFRALFGDGSDLGISIQYAEQPSPDGLAQAFIIGEEFIGDESVALVLGDNIFHGTGLGSALRKHNEVDGALIFAYQVSDPTSYGVVEFDEDFTAVSIEEKPVKPKSNYAVPGLYFYDNSVVEIAKTIEPSARGELEISTINERYLQAGKLQVQVLDRGTAWLDTGTFESMMQASEYVRVIEDRQGFKVGCIEEIAWRAGWIDDAQLQGLAAPLVKSGYGRYLKRLVEAE
- a CDS encoding cell wall-binding repeat-containing protein, whose translation is MSLAPVGAAFAEDGIDWTSVQPDEVPPADALVEAPVEEPAEVPAETPSDELDGATDELGVEPDLEADLETAPQARTFAAPFAAAVASSFDPGNIISDYNFFDSWAMTEGEIQTFLDRNIAAPCENSNCLNVLKMNTPNASWTWGTCAPYAGAANESAARIIYKVQRACGLSAKVILVTLQKEQSLVTRNGPSSEILRKAMGMGCPDTDVCDSQYYGFFNQVYAAARQIVWYTNPDSSMFKSKKYEVGQVKPVQLHPNAACGAPGVRIANVATAAMYHYTPYQPNGAALAAGWGASGDPCSSYGNRNFSLYYTQWFGSPTGSPSPSAQRIAGTDRYDTAAAISRSSFSGEGSVPVAYVVTGEDFPDALAAGPAAASQGGPLLLTNPGYVPDPTTAELKRVKPKSIIVVGGPAAVSDHVVNTLKQIAPVTRIFGSDRYDTSRKVAQQAFGGATSAYVATGLNYPDALSASAAAGVARVPILLVNGGIGGVDAATTDYLKARKITSVKIVGGPVAVHPGVESGIVAKGVAVKRLSGEVRELTSVAINRDAFPGATSAYLATSLSFPDALAGSAAAARAGSPLYVTYPGCVTGELRSELKQRLNVASIRLLGGPAALNESIARLEGC